The following coding sequences are from one Candidatus Binataceae bacterium window:
- the purF gene encoding amidophosphoribosyltransferase translates to MDEELSVEIAREESRLDAFHEECGVFGVFGHPEAANLAYLGLYALQHRGQESAGIVSSNGKALISHRGMGLVADIFSGEVISRLEGTSAIGHNRYSTTGSTTLKNCQPLVVEYADGGLALAHNGNLVNFAQLREQLEAGGSLFQSSSDSEVIMHLIAGSRAPTLAERVAAALVQVRGAYSLLVLSQHQMVAVRDPFGFRPLVLGSLNDATIVASETCALDLVRADYVREIEPGEMVIIDEDGVRSTRPFAVAPTRRCIFEYVYFARPDSLLFGRNVYQVRKMQGRALAREAPADADIVVPVPDSGNAAALGYAEESGLPFEMGLVRSHYVGRTFIEPRQSIRHFGVKIKFNPVTELLRGKRVVLVEDSLVRGTTLRKVIPMLRQAGAREVHMRIAAPPTTHSCFYGIDTPTSEELLASSHSVEEIRNFITADSLAYLSWDGLYSFLSNGAREGFCDACFTGRYPVEIPANRGPHQLRLFEAADGPPAH, encoded by the coding sequence ATGGATGAAGAGCTCTCGGTAGAGATCGCGCGCGAGGAGTCCAGGCTCGACGCCTTCCACGAAGAGTGCGGCGTCTTCGGCGTCTTCGGCCACCCCGAAGCCGCCAATCTGGCCTACCTGGGCCTCTACGCGCTCCAGCATCGCGGGCAGGAATCCGCCGGCATCGTCTCCTCCAACGGCAAGGCCCTCATCTCGCATCGCGGGATGGGCCTGGTCGCCGACATCTTCAGCGGCGAAGTGATCAGTCGTCTCGAAGGCACCTCCGCGATCGGCCATAACCGCTATTCGACCACCGGCTCGACCACGCTGAAGAACTGCCAGCCGCTGGTTGTCGAGTACGCCGACGGCGGGCTTGCACTGGCGCACAACGGTAACCTGGTCAACTTCGCCCAGCTGCGCGAGCAGCTGGAAGCCGGCGGCTCGCTCTTCCAGTCCTCCTCCGATAGCGAAGTGATCATGCATCTGATCGCCGGCTCGCGCGCGCCGACGCTGGCCGAGCGGGTGGCGGCGGCGCTGGTCCAGGTGCGCGGCGCCTACTCGCTGCTCGTGCTGTCGCAGCACCAGATGGTTGCCGTGCGCGACCCCTTCGGCTTCCGCCCGCTGGTGCTGGGTTCGCTCAACGACGCGACGATCGTGGCCTCCGAGACCTGCGCGCTGGATCTGGTGCGCGCCGATTACGTCCGCGAGATCGAGCCCGGCGAAATGGTCATCATCGACGAGGACGGCGTGCGTTCGACGCGTCCGTTCGCCGTCGCGCCGACCCGCCGCTGCATCTTCGAGTATGTCTATTTCGCGCGCCCCGACAGCCTGCTCTTCGGGCGCAACGTTTACCAGGTGCGCAAGATGCAGGGGCGCGCGCTCGCCCGCGAAGCGCCCGCCGACGCCGACATCGTGGTGCCGGTGCCCGACTCGGGCAACGCCGCCGCGCTCGGTTACGCCGAGGAGTCGGGGCTGCCGTTCGAGATGGGCCTGGTGCGCAGCCATTACGTCGGCCGCACCTTCATCGAGCCGCGCCAGTCGATCCGCCACTTCGGGGTCAAGATCAAGTTCAACCCGGTGACCGAGCTTCTGCGCGGCAAGCGCGTGGTGCTGGTCGAGGACTCGCTGGTGCGCGGGACCACCTTGCGCAAAGTGATCCCGATGCTACGGCAGGCGGGCGCACGCGAGGTGCATATGCGGATCGCGGCGCCGCCCACCACGCATTCCTGCTTCTACGGGATCGACACCCCGACCAGCGAGGAGCTGCTTGCCTCCAGCCATTCGGTCGAAGAAATCCGCAACTTCATCACGGCCGACTCGCTCGCCTATCTGAGCTGGGACGGGCTGTACTCGTTCCTCAGCAACGGCGCGCGCGAAGGCTTTTGCGACGCCTGCTTCACCGGACGCTATCCGGTAGAGATCCCGGCCAACCGCGGGCCACATCAACTGCGCCTGTTCGAGGCCGCCGACGGCCCCCCGGCGCACTAG
- a CDS encoding ABC transporter permease produces MAGVPRAGSRTALFSIAAGLALMFLVGPLLKLVLGADPHALARVRRPHGPRRNRAQRDGSDVGNRAGTIVGTPLGFLLARRDFSGRTIVEALTDLPVVAPHRIAGVALLFVFGRRFFVGRAFELFGVHFGGAVLGIVIAMLFVSAPFLINAARDGFRAVDPRLESVARTLGRGPWAAFFGVTLPLARGALVSGAVTMWARALSEFGAMVVLACYPMTAPVLIYDRFEGYGLSAAQPVAAAVVIIALILFAALRTSTCARPRAEEKPDHRPRLVIAPRGQARTGCFMTVASSVNLYGSQGAS; encoded by the coding sequence ATGGCGGGGGTGCCGAGGGCGGGCTCGCGCACCGCGCTGTTCTCGATCGCCGCGGGCCTGGCCCTGATGTTCCTGGTTGGCCCGCTGCTCAAGCTCGTCCTGGGCGCGGACCCTCACGCGCTGGCGCGCGTTCGGCGACCGCACGGTCCTCGACGCAATCGGGCTCAGCGTGATGGCAGCGACGTGGGCAACCGTGCTGGTACGATCGTCGGCACACCGCTGGGCTTTTTGCTCGCGCGGCGGGACTTCTCGGGCAGGACGATCGTCGAGGCACTGACCGATCTGCCGGTTGTCGCGCCCCATCGAATCGCGGGGGTCGCCCTGCTATTCGTCTTCGGCCGGCGCTTCTTCGTCGGCCGCGCCTTCGAACTGTTCGGTGTCCACTTCGGCGGTGCGGTGCTGGGGATCGTGATCGCGATGTTGTTCGTCAGCGCGCCGTTTCTGATCAACGCCGCGCGCGACGGCTTCCGCGCCGTGGACCCGCGCCTGGAAAGCGTCGCGCGCACGCTCGGACGCGGACCGTGGGCGGCGTTCTTCGGCGTGACGCTCCCGCTTGCGCGCGGGGCGCTGGTCTCAGGAGCGGTGACGATGTGGGCGCGGGCGCTTTCCGAGTTCGGCGCGATGGTGGTGCTCGCCTGCTATCCGATGACCGCGCCGGTGCTGATCTACGACCGCTTTGAGGGCTACGGGCTGAGCGCGGCGCAGCCGGTGGCGGCGGCGGTGGTAATCATCGCGCTAATCTTGTTCGCCGCGCTCCGCACCTCAACCTGCGCCAGGCCGCGGGCTGAAGAGAAACCGGACCACAGACCCAGGCTGGTGATTGCGCCACGCGGTCAAGCACGGACTGGGTGCTTTATGACGGTCGCTTCGAGTGTTAATCTCTACGGGAGTCAAGGCGCGTCTTGA
- a CDS encoding DUF692 domain-containing protein, whose product MKRSAFAPLGFGVGLRRPHYAQVLDPDASQPHPPIDWFEVISENFMVKGGRALEVLEGVRARYPIVMHGVSLSIGSTDPLNRAYLEALRDTARRFAPAWISDHLCWTGTGGRNLHDLVPLPYTYEVVRHVAARLRQVQEILEQTILIENVSSYLGFRASTMAEWEFLGAVAEEADCAILLDINNIFVNAFNHRFDPRRYVDAIDPARVVQFHLAGHSDHGAYLLDTHDHPIRPEVWQLYEYAVCRFGHVPTLIEWDDHIPPFAELAAVADEARRRCDAVLGETHHAGEPSRPV is encoded by the coding sequence ATGAAGCGCTCCGCGTTCGCACCGCTGGGCTTCGGTGTCGGCCTGCGCCGGCCCCACTATGCGCAAGTGCTCGACCCGGACGCATCGCAGCCTCACCCGCCGATCGACTGGTTCGAGGTCATCTCGGAGAACTTCATGGTCAAGGGCGGGCGCGCGCTGGAGGTGCTCGAAGGCGTGCGCGCGCGCTACCCGATCGTGATGCATGGCGTGAGTTTGTCGATCGGCTCGACCGACCCGCTCAACCGTGCCTACCTCGAGGCGTTGCGCGATACGGCGCGGCGGTTTGCGCCGGCCTGGATTTCCGACCATCTGTGCTGGACCGGCACCGGTGGACGCAATTTGCACGACCTCGTGCCGCTGCCCTATACCTACGAAGTCGTGCGCCACGTCGCCGCGCGCCTGCGCCAGGTGCAGGAAATCCTGGAGCAGACGATCCTGATTGAGAACGTCTCGAGCTACCTGGGGTTTCGTGCTTCGACGATGGCCGAGTGGGAATTCCTCGGCGCGGTCGCCGAAGAGGCTGATTGCGCTATCCTACTCGACATCAACAACATCTTCGTGAATGCCTTTAACCATCGCTTCGACCCGCGCCGCTACGTCGACGCGATCGATCCCGCCCGCGTCGTGCAGTTCCATCTTGCCGGCCACAGCGATCACGGCGCCTATCTGCTCGACACCCACGATCATCCGATCCGCCCCGAGGTCTGGCAGCTTTACGAGTACGCGGTCTGCCGCTTCGGCCATGTACCGACGCTTATCGAATGGGACGACCATATCCCGCCCTTCGCCGAGCTTGCTGCTGTGGCGGACGAGGCACGCCGGCGATGCGACGCCGTGCTGGGCGAAACCCATCACGCTGGAGAACCGTCGCGGCCGGTGTAG
- the purQ gene encoding phosphoribosylformylglycinamidine synthase subunit PurQ, with protein sequence MRWGVVRFPGSLDDADALWALGAVMGQEARALWHKDTSLDGVDCVVLPGGFSYGDYLRCGALARFAPIMRSVVRFAEDGGLVLGICNGFQILCEAHLLPGALTRNRSLSFICERVHVRVENAATPFTRAARQGEVLCLPIKHGEGLYVAPGEELRAMEERGQVLLRYTDAAGRESEAANPNGSIHAIAGVANERFNVFGLMPHPEHAVEAELGGEDGLKIFRSIVESVQ encoded by the coding sequence ATGAGGTGGGGAGTCGTCCGTTTTCCAGGCTCGCTTGACGACGCCGACGCGCTGTGGGCGTTGGGCGCCGTGATGGGCCAGGAGGCGCGCGCGCTCTGGCACAAAGACACCTCGCTGGACGGCGTGGATTGCGTGGTCCTGCCCGGCGGGTTCAGCTACGGCGACTACCTGCGCTGCGGCGCACTTGCGCGCTTCGCGCCGATTATGCGGAGCGTCGTGCGCTTCGCCGAGGACGGCGGCCTGGTGCTGGGAATCTGCAACGGCTTCCAGATCCTTTGCGAGGCGCATCTGCTGCCCGGCGCGCTCACCCGCAACCGCTCGCTCTCGTTCATCTGCGAGCGCGTCCACGTCCGCGTCGAGAACGCGGCCACACCGTTTACGCGCGCCGCGCGCCAAGGCGAGGTCCTGTGCCTGCCGATAAAGCATGGCGAGGGGCTGTACGTCGCGCCCGGCGAAGAACTGCGCGCGATGGAAGAGCGTGGACAGGTGCTCCTGCGCTATACCGACGCCGCGGGCCGCGAGAGCGAGGCGGCCAATCCCAACGGCTCGATCCACGCGATCGCCGGCGTCGCCAATGAGCGCTTTAACGTCTTCGGCCTGATGCCGCATCCCGAGCATGCGGTCGAGGCCGAGCTCGGCGGCGAAGACGGACTCAAAATTTTTCGCTCGATCGTCGAGAGCGTCCAATGA
- a CDS encoding DUF4149 domain-containing protein encodes MLSLRLLALFIHVTAVIVALGGSLFSTFALTPVLAEELEPPARVRVARRIVRRLGAIVLSALAVLVVTGIFNVLFLGTMSALLAVKLVLVALVIILALYQYGTLGARIWQISADGPDPQLPALQARFRRVGLRVGILVLVIVYLSLGLTRIGPAPAMLAVR; translated from the coding sequence ATGCTCAGCCTGCGCCTGCTGGCCCTCTTCATCCACGTGACCGCGGTGATTGTTGCGCTCGGCGGTTCGCTGTTCAGCACTTTCGCGCTGACGCCGGTGCTCGCCGAAGAGCTGGAGCCGCCGGCGCGGGTGCGCGTCGCGCGCCGAATCGTGCGCCGGCTGGGCGCGATCGTGCTGAGCGCGCTCGCCGTTCTGGTCGTCACCGGCATTTTCAACGTGCTCTTTCTCGGCACGATGAGCGCGCTGCTCGCGGTGAAACTGGTCCTCGTAGCGCTCGTGATAATCCTCGCGCTTTACCAGTACGGCACGCTCGGCGCGCGGATCTGGCAGATTTCGGCCGACGGGCCCGACCCTCAACTGCCCGCCTTGCAGGCGCGCTTTCGCCGCGTCGGCCTGCGAGTCGGGATCCTCGTGCTCGTGATCGTTTATCTATCGTTAGGGCTGACTCGGATCGGGCCGGCGCCGGCAATGCTGGCGGTGCGCTGA
- a CDS encoding (2Fe-2S)-binding protein, with the protein MKTKRPNLPPRAHPAETGDHADGPNTPPHADNSGQPRSDAPGGRALSRRAFIKGAGVAAAIAGLGGTRLADADEKAATAPVEPGVVERLGPGAQAIELLVNGNKVRVAVEPRVTLVDALRNHLGLTGTKLVCDRGACGACTVHLDGRPVTACMIFAFEARGHTITTVEGLGSADRMHPVQSAFVANDALQCGFCTPGMVMSVAAEISRNPAATLDDIKRAVAGNICRCGTYPHVFRAALAAAGYKPGKPARGGV; encoded by the coding sequence ATGAAGACCAAGCGCCCTAACCTTCCACCCCGCGCTCATCCGGCAGAAACCGGCGATCACGCAGACGGTCCGAATACGCCACCGCACGCGGACAATTCGGGTCAGCCCCGATCGGATGCGCCCGGCGGGCGCGCACTCAGCCGGCGCGCGTTTATCAAGGGCGCGGGCGTGGCGGCTGCAATCGCCGGACTCGGCGGCACCCGGCTGGCGGACGCCGATGAGAAAGCCGCGACGGCGCCGGTGGAGCCCGGCGTCGTCGAGCGGCTAGGCCCGGGCGCGCAAGCGATCGAGCTTCTCGTCAACGGCAACAAGGTGCGGGTCGCGGTCGAGCCGCGCGTCACGCTGGTCGATGCGCTGCGCAACCATCTCGGGCTCACCGGCACCAAGCTGGTATGCGATCGCGGCGCCTGCGGCGCCTGCACGGTCCACCTCGACGGCCGTCCAGTAACCGCGTGCATGATCTTTGCCTTCGAAGCGCGCGGCCACACGATCACCACCGTCGAAGGACTCGGATCGGCCGACCGGATGCATCCGGTGCAGAGCGCCTTCGTCGCCAACGACGCGCTCCAGTGCGGATTTTGCACGCCCGGGATGGTGATGTCTGTGGCGGCGGAGATCAGCCGCAATCCCGCCGCGACCCTCGACGACATCAAACGCGCGGTCGCCGGCAATATCTGCCGCTGCGGCACCTATCCGCACGTCTTCAGGGCGGCGCTGGCGGCGGCCGGTTACAAACCAGGCAAGCCTGCGAGAGGCGGCGTCTGA
- the purB gene encoding adenylosuccinate lyase, with product MKESESDAALTAVTPIDGRYRARTRTLSTYFSEFALIRYRVRVEIEWLIELAAIPELGFALHADTAGRLRALYEDFTLEGARRVKELERTTNHDVKAVEYFLNERFAAAGLMVPPGMVHFACTSEDINNLAYALMLKEFCERELAPALEATIATIAAMARRWRAVAMIARTHGQPATPTTMGKELAVFAARLERQLRLLRRQEYLGKFNGAVGSFGAHRAACPEVDWLEVSRRFVESMGLVWNPLTTQIESHDFVAELFDTAVRIDTILLDFARDMWGYIALGYFDQRAVKGEVGSSVMPHKVNPIDFENCEGNVGLASALFQHLAAKLPVSRWQRDLSDSTAMRAFGTAFGHLMIALDSLRRGLERVELNQARIAADLEADGAWEVLAEAVQTVMRRHGLPDPYERLKELTRGRAIDRETMRRFIAGLDLPPDARARLERLTPASYLGLASELVDRFVPGDKSKG from the coding sequence ATGAAGGAAAGCGAAAGCGACGCCGCGCTGACCGCGGTCACGCCGATCGACGGCCGCTACCGCGCGCGCACGCGCACGCTCAGCACCTACTTCAGCGAGTTTGCGCTGATTCGTTACCGGGTGCGGGTCGAGATCGAGTGGCTGATCGAGCTGGCTGCGATTCCTGAGCTTGGATTTGCGCTCCACGCCGATACGGCAGGCCGTCTGCGCGCGCTCTACGAGGACTTCACGCTTGAGGGAGCACGCCGGGTCAAGGAGCTCGAGCGCACGACCAACCACGACGTCAAGGCGGTCGAGTATTTTCTCAACGAACGCTTCGCCGCCGCCGGGCTCATGGTGCCGCCCGGGATGGTGCATTTCGCCTGCACCTCGGAGGACATCAACAACCTCGCCTACGCGCTGATGCTCAAGGAGTTCTGCGAGCGCGAGCTGGCGCCCGCGCTGGAGGCGACGATTGCGACGATCGCGGCGATGGCGCGGCGATGGCGCGCCGTGGCGATGATCGCGCGCACTCACGGCCAGCCGGCGACGCCGACCACGATGGGCAAGGAGCTGGCGGTCTTCGCCGCGCGGCTCGAACGCCAGCTGCGCCTTCTCCGCCGCCAGGAGTACCTGGGCAAGTTCAACGGCGCTGTCGGCAGCTTCGGCGCCCATCGCGCTGCCTGCCCGGAGGTGGACTGGCTCGAGGTCTCGCGCCGGTTCGTCGAGTCGATGGGGCTGGTGTGGAACCCGCTGACGACCCAGATCGAAAGCCACGACTTCGTCGCCGAGCTGTTCGACACGGCGGTGCGCATCGACACGATCCTGCTCGACTTCGCCCGCGACATGTGGGGCTATATCGCCCTCGGCTACTTCGACCAGCGCGCGGTCAAGGGCGAGGTCGGCTCGTCGGTGATGCCGCACAAGGTCAACCCGATCGACTTCGAGAACTGCGAGGGCAACGTTGGCCTCGCGAGCGCGCTCTTCCAGCATCTGGCGGCCAAGCTGCCGGTCTCGCGATGGCAGCGAGATCTGAGCGACAGTACCGCGATGCGCGCCTTCGGCACTGCCTTCGGGCACCTGATGATCGCGCTCGACTCGCTGCGCCGCGGCCTGGAGCGGGTCGAACTCAACCAAGCGCGGATTGCCGCCGACCTGGAGGCCGATGGCGCATGGGAGGTGCTGGCAGAAGCGGTCCAGACTGTGATGCGCCGCCACGGGCTGCCCGACCCCTACGAGCGGCTCAAGGAGCTGACCCGCGGGCGCGCGATCGATCGCGAAACGATGCGCCGCTTTATCGCCGGACTCGACCTGCCTCCCGACGCGCGGGCGCGGCTTGAGCGGCTGACCCCGGCAAGTTACCTTGGATTGGCGTCCGAACTGGTTGACCGTTTCGTCCCCGGCGACAAATCCAAGGGCTAG
- the purS gene encoding phosphoribosylformylglycinamidine synthase subunit PurS, with product MLVKVFVTPRKGILDPQGRAVEQSLRSLGFSGVGAVRVGRYITLELDAADAEQARATARRMCEQLLANPLIEDFTFEVES from the coding sequence TTGCTGGTCAAGGTCTTCGTGACGCCGCGCAAGGGGATCCTCGATCCCCAGGGGCGCGCCGTCGAACAGTCGCTCCGCAGCCTCGGCTTCAGCGGTGTCGGCGCGGTGCGCGTCGGCCGCTATATCACGCTCGAACTCGACGCGGCCGACGCCGAGCAGGCGCGCGCGACCGCGCGCCGGATGTGCGAGCAACTGCTCGCCAATCCGCTCATCGAGGACTTCACCTTCGAGGTCGAGTCGTGA
- a CDS encoding sigma-70 family RNA polymerase sigma factor, producing MGEKGGTGREKRALFEREALAHVDALYSAALRLARNPDDARDLLQETVLRAYRFFHQYTPGTNCRAWLLTILYNNFRNGYRGGSREMLAATPEDFERELEGASMRADRAADNPEALLAEQILDHEVAAALDALPADFRTVLILVDVQELNYQEAAQVLGCPIGTVKSRVSRGRQMMRNALAAFARKRGITR from the coding sequence ATGGGGGAAAAAGGGGGCACCGGAAGAGAAAAGCGCGCGCTCTTCGAGCGCGAGGCGTTGGCTCACGTCGACGCCCTGTACTCGGCGGCGCTGCGCCTTGCGCGCAATCCCGACGACGCCCGCGACCTGTTGCAGGAGACCGTGCTGCGCGCCTACCGCTTCTTCCATCAGTACACCCCGGGCACCAACTGCCGCGCGTGGCTGCTCACCATCCTGTACAACAACTTCCGCAACGGCTACCGCGGCGGCTCGCGCGAGATGCTCGCGGCAACCCCGGAGGACTTCGAGCGCGAGCTGGAGGGAGCCAGCATGCGCGCTGACCGAGCCGCCGACAATCCCGAGGCGCTGCTCGCCGAGCAGATCCTCGACCATGAGGTGGCGGCCGCGCTCGACGCGCTGCCCGCCGACTTTCGCACGGTCCTGATCCTGGTCGACGTCCAGGAGCTCAACTACCAGGAGGCCGCGCAGGTGCTCGGATGCCCGATCGGCACCGTCAAGTCGCGGGTTTCGCGCGGGCGCCAGATGATGCGCAATGCGCTGGCGGCATTCGCCCGCAAGCGCGGGATCACCCGGTGA
- the purC gene encoding phosphoribosylaminoimidazolesuccinocarboxamide synthase, which produces MDDALQKLEMFYEGKAKKLYATADPGLVIAYFKDDATAFNAKKRGTIEDKGVVNNAMSELFFTLLERNGVPTHFVRRINEREMLCRRLQIIPVETVVRNIVAGSMAKRLGREEGEVLRHPIVEYYYKSDALDDPLIYAEHAVLFGWATEAEIETIRTMALKVNDVLSRFLDERGVILVDFKLEFGRHRGRILLGDEICPDTCRFWDKKTREKLDKDRFRRDLGGVEDAYQEMLRRVSH; this is translated from the coding sequence GTGGACGACGCGCTGCAGAAGCTCGAGATGTTCTATGAGGGCAAGGCGAAGAAGCTGTACGCCACCGCCGACCCCGGTCTGGTGATCGCCTACTTCAAAGACGACGCCACCGCCTTCAATGCCAAGAAGCGCGGCACGATCGAGGACAAGGGCGTGGTCAACAACGCCATGTCGGAGTTGTTCTTCACCCTGCTCGAGCGCAACGGCGTCCCCACCCACTTCGTGCGCCGGATAAACGAGCGCGAGATGCTGTGTCGGCGGCTCCAGATAATCCCGGTCGAGACCGTCGTGCGCAACATCGTCGCCGGCTCGATGGCCAAGCGGTTGGGACGCGAAGAGGGCGAGGTCCTACGACACCCGATCGTCGAGTACTACTACAAGTCCGATGCGCTCGACGACCCGCTGATCTACGCCGAACACGCGGTGCTTTTCGGATGGGCGACCGAGGCCGAGATCGAGACCATTCGCACGATGGCGCTTAAGGTCAACGACGTGCTCAGCCGCTTCCTCGACGAGCGCGGCGTCATCCTGGTCGATTTCAAGCTGGAGTTCGGCCGCCATCGGGGCAGGATCCTGCTGGGCGACGAGATCTGTCCCGACACCTGTCGCTTCTGGGACAAAAAGACCCGCGAAAAGCTGGACAAAGACCGCTTTCGGCGCGACCTCGGCGGCGTCGAGGACGCCTACCAGGAGATGCTGCGCCGGGTGTCGCATTGA
- the purL gene encoding phosphoribosylformylglycinamidine synthase subunit PurL: MSAAGRTETPVALPGEPAVGLEQARAHGLSDDEYRAIERRLGRTPTFTELGVFSVMWSEHCSYKSSRRHLAMLPRAGERVVGGPGENAGALDIGEGWVAVFKIESHNHPSFVEPHQGAATGVGGILRDIFTMGARPVASMDSLKFGALDHPRTRYLLGGVVGGIGGYGNCVGVPTVAGEVMFDKAYNANILVNAFCLGLARRGELQSARARGVGNPVIYVGSATGRDGIHGASLLASAEFDASSDSKRPTVQVGDPFTEKLLIEACLEAMRTGAIVAIQDMGAAGLTSSSSEMAARGGVGIELELERVPLREAGLTPYEILLSESQERMLLVAAAGREAELMEVFARWDLHAVVVGRITGDRRWRARWRGVLVADIPVGALADEAPMYDRPASPPAKSEFKASVQVTVTPPAPAEALRRLLDSPNVGSKRWVYRQYDSLVQSNTMVGPGSDAAVLRIKSTRRALALKVDSNPRACALDPYAGAAATVVEAARNVACAGARPIGLTNCLNYGNPERPEIMWQFVRGVEGIRDAAIALGTPVVSGNVSFYNETEGRAIPPTPTIAMLGLLEDASRRLKQFFRFPGDAIIVVQTAQPRLAASEYAYLFGVGRAEDACVLAPLNLARERALIDALVAAAEAGLIRSAHDIAEGGLAVALAECCFNPDGVVGAEIDRMPDGDEAAVFFGEGCSTVVLSAAMGDVEKLRAIFKGAGIGVTEIGRVSEKPRLVIRNFATVLDEEVHALKRIHELAIERRLAANG, translated from the coding sequence ATGAGCGCAGCAGGCCGCACCGAAACGCCGGTCGCGCTGCCCGGCGAGCCCGCCGTCGGGCTCGAACAGGCGCGCGCGCACGGCCTCAGCGACGACGAGTACCGCGCGATCGAGCGGCGACTGGGCCGCACGCCGACCTTCACCGAGCTTGGCGTGTTCTCGGTGATGTGGTCGGAGCATTGCTCGTACAAATCCTCGCGCCGCCATCTGGCGATGCTGCCGCGGGCGGGCGAGCGAGTGGTCGGCGGCCCGGGCGAGAACGCCGGCGCGCTCGACATAGGCGAGGGTTGGGTCGCCGTCTTCAAGATCGAAAGCCACAACCATCCTTCCTTCGTCGAGCCGCACCAGGGTGCGGCGACCGGCGTCGGCGGAATCCTGCGCGACATCTTCACGATGGGCGCGCGGCCGGTGGCGAGCATGGATTCGCTGAAGTTCGGCGCCCTCGACCATCCGCGCACGCGCTATCTTCTGGGCGGCGTAGTCGGCGGTATCGGCGGCTACGGCAACTGCGTCGGCGTTCCGACCGTCGCCGGCGAGGTGATGTTCGACAAGGCTTACAACGCCAATATCCTGGTCAACGCCTTCTGCCTGGGGCTTGCGCGGCGCGGCGAGTTGCAGAGCGCGCGGGCGCGCGGGGTCGGCAATCCCGTGATCTATGTCGGCTCGGCGACCGGGCGCGACGGGATCCACGGCGCAAGCCTGCTCGCCTCCGCCGAGTTCGACGCCAGCAGCGACTCCAAGCGACCGACGGTCCAGGTCGGCGACCCGTTCACCGAGAAGCTGCTCATCGAGGCGTGCCTGGAGGCCATGCGCACCGGCGCGATCGTCGCGATCCAGGACATGGGAGCGGCCGGGCTTACCTCGTCGTCGAGCGAGATGGCGGCGCGCGGCGGCGTGGGGATCGAGCTAGAGCTCGAGCGCGTGCCCCTGCGCGAGGCGGGCCTGACGCCGTACGAGATCCTGCTCTCGGAGTCGCAGGAGCGGATGCTGCTGGTGGCCGCGGCGGGGCGCGAGGCCGAGCTGATGGAGGTCTTCGCACGCTGGGACCTGCATGCGGTGGTGGTCGGGAGGATAACCGGCGACCGGCGCTGGCGCGCGCGCTGGCGCGGCGTACTGGTAGCCGATATTCCGGTCGGTGCGCTGGCCGACGAGGCGCCGATGTACGACCGTCCCGCTTCACCGCCGGCAAAATCGGAGTTTAAAGCATCCGTTCAGGTTACGGTGACGCCCCCCGCGCCCGCCGAGGCACTGCGCCGCCTGCTCGACAGCCCCAACGTGGGCTCGAAGCGATGGGTCTATCGGCAATACGACTCGCTGGTGCAGAGCAACACGATGGTGGGGCCGGGGAGCGACGCGGCCGTGCTGCGGATCAAGAGCACGCGGCGCGCGCTCGCGCTCAAGGTCGATTCCAACCCGCGCGCCTGCGCGCTCGACCCCTACGCCGGCGCGGCGGCGACTGTGGTCGAGGCGGCACGCAACGTGGCCTGCGCCGGCGCACGACCGATCGGACTCACCAACTGTCTCAATTACGGCAATCCCGAACGGCCCGAGATCATGTGGCAGTTCGTCCGCGGAGTCGAGGGAATCCGCGACGCGGCAATCGCGCTCGGGACGCCAGTCGTCAGCGGCAACGTTAGCTTCTACAATGAGACTGAAGGGCGCGCGATTCCGCCAACGCCGACGATCGCGATGCTGGGGCTCCTTGAGGACGCCTCACGTCGGTTAAAGCAATTCTTCAGATTTCCAGGCGACGCGATAATCGTGGTGCAGACCGCGCAGCCGAGGCTCGCTGCCAGCGAATATGCCTACCTGTTCGGCGTTGGCCGCGCCGAGGACGCCTGCGTGCTGGCGCCGCTCAATCTAGCCCGCGAGCGGGCGCTTATCGACGCCTTGGTTGCCGCCGCAGAAGCCGGGTTGATAAGATCGGCGCACGACATTGCGGAGGGCGGGCTGGCGGTCGCGCTGGCGGAATGCTGCTTCAATCCCGACGGCGTCGTGGGCGCGGAAATTGACCGGATGCCGGACGGTGATGAGGCGGCGGTGTTTTTTGGCGAAGGTTGCTCGACCGTAGTGCTGTCCGCCGCGATGGGCGACGTGGAGAAGCTGCGCGCGATATTCAAGGGTGCAGGAATCGGCGTGACCGAGATCGGCCGGGTATCCGAGAAGCCACGGCTGGTGATCCGGAATTTCGCGACGGTGCTCGACGAAGAAGTGCACGCCTTGAAGCGGATCCACGAGCTGGCGATCGAGCGGAGGCTGGCCGCCAATGGATGA